Proteins encoded together in one Terriglobus saanensis SP1PR4 window:
- a CDS encoding DUF3299 domain-containing protein, producing the protein MKLRSLILGTVLSTTLLFAAPTPTSQTVTWSTLKTLDAKPTSPARSLNNQNITIPGFMVPLEDDADMVTEFLLVPFAGACIHVPPPPPNQMIYVKLTRGQKAKYPYTEPIVVTGHLHVSTVQSPYGDVSFNMDGDSVNPYDQ; encoded by the coding sequence ATGAAACTCAGATCCCTGATTCTGGGAACAGTCCTCTCGACCACACTCCTCTTCGCCGCGCCCACGCCGACTTCACAGACGGTCACCTGGTCGACCCTCAAGACCCTCGACGCCAAGCCCACATCGCCCGCGCGCTCCCTGAACAACCAGAACATCACCATCCCTGGCTTCATGGTTCCTTTGGAAGACGATGCCGACATGGTCACCGAGTTCCTCCTCGTCCCCTTCGCCGGTGCGTGTATCCACGTCCCGCCGCCTCCACCGAACCAGATGATCTACGTGAAGCTGACACGCGGACAGAAGGCGAAGTATCCGTACACCGAACCCATCGTCGTCACCGGACACCTTCACGTCTCCACAGTACAGAGCCCCTATGGTGATGTCTCGTTCAACATGGACGGAGACTCGGTCAACCCGTATGACCAGTAA
- a CDS encoding ABC transporter ATP-binding protein: MTSNAIDLANVIFAYKSGSPILRIPSLQIPTGRRVFLHGPSGSGKTTLLSLISGVLTAQQGSVEVLGRDLTKLLPGARDTLRGSEIGYIFQGFNLIPYLTVRENIALPCDLHPTRRKRITASTTAEEVRRIATRLDLHAQLDAPVTHLSTGQQQRVAIARAIIGSPALVIADEPTSSLDTDRRDAFLALLTEVTTETRATLLFVSHDRSLAKHFDETLSLATINEAAQTEAA, translated from the coding sequence ATGACCAGTAACGCAATCGATCTGGCGAATGTAATCTTCGCCTACAAAAGTGGCTCTCCCATTCTTCGCATCCCATCACTGCAGATCCCCACAGGCCGTCGTGTCTTTCTTCACGGTCCCTCCGGAAGTGGAAAGACGACACTGCTCTCGTTGATCTCCGGCGTGCTCACCGCCCAGCAGGGAAGTGTAGAAGTGCTCGGACGCGATCTCACAAAGCTGTTACCCGGCGCGCGCGACACACTGCGTGGCAGCGAGATCGGCTACATCTTCCAGGGCTTCAATCTCATTCCCTATCTCACCGTGCGCGAGAACATCGCTCTCCCCTGCGACCTTCATCCGACGCGCCGCAAACGCATCACGGCGTCCACAACAGCGGAAGAGGTCCGCCGCATCGCCACGCGCCTCGACCTCCACGCACAGCTCGATGCTCCCGTCACGCATCTCTCCACCGGTCAGCAGCAGCGTGTCGCCATCGCCCGCGCCATCATCGGTTCACCCGCGCTCGTGATCGCAGACGAACCAACGTCGTCGCTCGACACCGATCGCCGCGACGCTTTCCTCGCTCTTCTTACAGAAGTCACAACGGAAACGCGAGCCACGCTTCTCTTTGTCTCGCACGACCGCTCGCTAGCTAAGCACTTCGACGAAACGCTCTCGCTCGCAACGATCAACGAAGCTGCGCAGACGGAGGCCGCATGA
- a CDS encoding ABC transporter permease, protein MILLRLAFKSLRSRALTTTLTVFSIALSVMLLVGVDRLRNAAQAGFSGTLSRTDLVVGARGGDLPLLLSTVFHIGNASNNISWDTYQHFAHHPAVAWTIPISMGDSHRGYRVVATDENFYAHYQYRGGQHVALAQGRIPSALFDVALGAEIAQRLGYRLGQQIVLAHGVQEHSIIKHDNTPFTIVGILAPTATPVDRAVYMTLLGDEAMHFGWEGGTPPAIGEAVPKLDPSKLKVDEVTAFLLGAKSRVSTLYLQREISTYKPEPLTAIIPSLTLQELWGLLDYADTALSLVSAAVLVVGLLAMLIALYTALNERRREIAILRAVGLHARQIFTLFLLESTLIATVGTALGIAAVYGLLYALHTTIENRFGLPVALVGLSSRVEIYAAVTIASAALLGAIPAFRAYRNSLVDGLSAN, encoded by the coding sequence ATGATCCTTCTGCGCCTCGCCTTCAAATCGCTTCGCTCCCGCGCTCTCACTACGACCCTCACGGTCTTCTCCATTGCACTCTCTGTCATGCTTCTTGTCGGCGTAGACAGGCTTCGCAACGCCGCGCAGGCAGGCTTCTCCGGCACACTCTCTCGGACCGACCTCGTCGTCGGCGCGCGTGGTGGAGATCTGCCTCTTCTGCTCTCCACGGTCTTCCATATCGGCAACGCCTCGAACAATATCTCCTGGGATACCTATCAACACTTCGCCCATCACCCGGCAGTCGCCTGGACCATCCCGATCTCCATGGGAGATTCGCATCGCGGTTATCGCGTCGTTGCCACGGATGAAAACTTTTACGCACACTACCAGTACCGCGGAGGGCAGCATGTCGCGCTTGCTCAGGGGCGAATTCCGTCCGCGCTCTTCGACGTAGCCCTCGGTGCAGAGATCGCGCAGCGTCTCGGCTATCGTCTCGGCCAGCAGATCGTACTAGCCCACGGTGTGCAGGAACACTCGATCATCAAGCACGACAACACACCCTTCACCATCGTCGGCATCCTCGCGCCCACGGCCACGCCGGTAGACCGCGCCGTCTATATGACCCTTCTCGGCGACGAGGCCATGCACTTCGGTTGGGAGGGCGGCACGCCGCCAGCTATCGGGGAAGCCGTTCCGAAGCTCGATCCCTCCAAACTGAAGGTCGACGAGGTCACCGCCTTCCTACTCGGTGCAAAGTCCCGCGTCAGCACCCTCTACCTGCAACGCGAGATCAGCACCTACAAACCCGAACCACTGACCGCCATCATTCCCTCGCTCACTTTGCAGGAGCTCTGGGGTCTCCTCGACTACGCGGACACGGCGCTCTCTCTCGTCTCCGCAGCCGTCCTTGTCGTCGGTCTGTTGGCGATGCTGATCGCGCTCTACACGGCGCTCAACGAAAGACGGCGCGAGATTGCCATCCTTCGCGCCGTAGGCCTGCATGCACGACAGATCTTCACGCTCTTCCTGTTAGAGTCAACCCTCATCGCCACGGTGGGTACCGCTCTTGGCATTGCGGCCGTCTACGGGCTTCTCTACGCGCTCCACACCACCATCGAGAATCGCTTTGGGCTGCCTGTAGCGCTCGTAGGCCTCTCCAGCCGCGTAGAGATCTACGCGGCTGTCACGATTGCCTCAGCAGCGCTCCTGGGTGCCATTCCTGCCTTCCGCGCCTATCGCAATTCCCTGGTTGACGGCCTCAGCGCCAATTAG
- a CDS encoding copper homeostasis protein CutC yields MDVATGDSVNPARWSFELCVESARACRVAEEGGATRVELCARLDVGGVTPPMKLIRECVAATSLPVHGMVRPRDGSFLYTSSEFAEMEDSVRMARGLGLRGVVFGLLLEDGSVDVARTSSLVALAKAEGLEVTFHRAMDDAAMIFDALEDVIDCGVNRVLSSGGAADVVHGVEVLVKMRRQAAGRVVVATGGGVRVSNVPLLVGMGLLDLHGTLAADGAVKVEDVRAVVGMLHAG; encoded by the coding sequence ATGGATGTTGCGACGGGCGATTCCGTGAATCCTGCGCGCTGGAGCTTTGAACTATGCGTTGAGAGTGCGCGCGCCTGTCGCGTGGCGGAAGAGGGTGGGGCGACTCGCGTGGAGCTCTGCGCGCGGCTGGATGTGGGTGGGGTGACACCTCCGATGAAACTTATTCGGGAGTGTGTCGCTGCGACTTCTCTTCCGGTTCACGGCATGGTGCGACCGCGTGACGGATCCTTTCTGTACACCAGCTCCGAGTTTGCGGAGATGGAGGATTCGGTTCGCATGGCGCGCGGTCTGGGACTACGTGGCGTGGTGTTTGGCTTGCTGCTTGAAGACGGGAGTGTAGATGTTGCGCGCACTTCTTCGCTCGTTGCGTTAGCGAAGGCAGAGGGTTTAGAGGTCACGTTTCATCGGGCGATGGACGATGCTGCAATGATCTTCGATGCGCTGGAAGACGTGATTGACTGTGGAGTCAATCGGGTCTTGAGTTCTGGTGGGGCGGCGGATGTTGTCCACGGTGTCGAGGTCTTGGTGAAGATGCGGCGACAAGCGGCGGGGCGTGTGGTGGTGGCTACCGGGGGTGGGGTTAGGGTTTCGAATGTTCCGCTTCTGGTGGGGATGGGGTTGTTGGATTTGCATGGGACTTTGGCTGCGGATGGAGCGGTTAAGGTTGAGGACGTCCGTGCGGTGGTTGGGATGCTTCACGCTGGATAG
- a CDS encoding response regulator has product MASDPRTILTIDDDAITRQVLAVVLEEADWEVHAADSGEAALALLHALQPQVVLSDLQMPGLSGEELVRALRSMVPSTTRILAMSATQKASRALEAFDGFLLKPFTAEDLTATLNAAGTQQMEAPANDLNEAVWQKLMASMPQPQVFALYEFALQDAASRVESMQAALTRQDYGTLHAQAHALKGSAGMIGAGTLRALAAAIDDTPATAAIPTSVGEHLRNIVTGISRLRSILLERSIS; this is encoded by the coding sequence ATGGCCTCGGATCCGCGCACAATTCTGACCATTGACGACGACGCCATCACCCGTCAGGTCCTCGCTGTCGTGCTCGAAGAGGCCGACTGGGAGGTTCATGCGGCAGACTCCGGCGAAGCAGCTCTGGCACTCCTGCATGCGCTTCAACCGCAGGTGGTCCTTAGCGATCTCCAGATGCCTGGCTTATCCGGCGAAGAGCTGGTGCGTGCACTTCGCTCCATGGTTCCCTCAACGACCAGGATCCTCGCCATGTCGGCGACGCAGAAGGCCTCCAGAGCGCTGGAAGCCTTCGACGGTTTTCTCCTGAAGCCCTTCACCGCCGAGGATCTAACCGCCACACTGAATGCCGCCGGAACCCAGCAGATGGAAGCCCCAGCAAACGACCTCAACGAAGCTGTCTGGCAGAAGCTAATGGCCTCCATGCCGCAACCACAGGTCTTCGCCCTCTATGAATTTGCCCTCCAGGATGCTGCAAGCCGCGTGGAGAGCATGCAGGCTGCGCTGACGCGGCAGGATTACGGGACTCTTCATGCCCAGGCTCACGCGCTCAAGGGCTCCGCTGGCATGATTGGCGCTGGAACACTGCGGGCTCTCGCTGCGGCTATAGACGACACGCCCGCCACAGCGGCCATCCCAACATCTGTCGGTGAACATCTAAGAAACATTGTGACCGGGATCTCCCGACTTCGCAGTATCCTGCTGGAACGCTCCATATCTTGA
- a CDS encoding response regulator transcription factor, whose protein sequence is MTVTKDLGKLPPAKVVPASRPIIRLVVADDHPVVRFGVKNMLMADPGFEVVAEAEDGDVAITQVLEHEPDILLLDVQMPRLPGLEAMRAIMSRSPRVKIILLTSTISTQQIIEALQIGARGIVLKDSVAGDLGESIRAVASGDYWIGGERVVNLVMALHGLMQKAAAQPERKTFGLTPRELEVVGCIVEGCSNKDVARQFNISEETVKRHLSNIFDKTGVSTRLELALFAISHKLVASD, encoded by the coding sequence ATGACTGTTACAAAAGACCTTGGAAAGCTGCCGCCAGCAAAAGTTGTCCCGGCCTCCCGTCCAATCATCCGTCTCGTCGTTGCCGATGATCATCCCGTCGTACGCTTCGGCGTAAAGAACATGCTCATGGCCGATCCCGGCTTCGAAGTCGTTGCGGAAGCCGAAGATGGCGACGTCGCCATTACCCAAGTGCTTGAACACGAGCCGGACATCCTTCTGCTCGACGTCCAGATGCCACGCCTCCCCGGTCTCGAAGCCATGCGCGCCATCATGTCCCGTTCGCCTCGCGTCAAAATCATCCTGCTCACAAGCACCATTTCCACGCAGCAGATCATCGAAGCCCTCCAGATCGGCGCGCGCGGTATCGTCCTCAAGGACTCCGTCGCTGGGGACCTGGGCGAGAGCATCCGCGCCGTCGCCAGCGGTGACTATTGGATCGGCGGAGAGCGCGTCGTCAACCTCGTCATGGCCCTTCACGGCTTGATGCAGAAGGCCGCAGCCCAGCCTGAACGCAAGACTTTCGGCCTCACGCCGCGCGAGCTCGAGGTAGTCGGTTGCATCGTCGAAGGCTGTTCCAACAAAGACGTCGCCCGGCAGTTCAACATCTCCGAAGAGACGGTCAAGCGCCATCTCTCGAACATCTTCGATAAAACCGGTGTGTCCACGCGTCTCGAACTCGCACTCTTTGCCATCAGCCACAAACTCGTCGCCTCCGACTAA
- a CDS encoding OmpA family protein produces MKIARYAFLTLLTAGISISASAQEPNPTNDARTAQSNGIQNGGRPVSELNGVPLYRVNVVQRDLDAVNYLHRSGSTHIGFQGTVLLPGAKGEAKVESQRGTIHVDAKFQGLTPASGFGPEYLTYVLWAITPDGTPSNLGEVLPAGTKNNIEVTTNLQSFGLIVTAEPYFAVKVPSDIVVLQNVILQDKTSGVLEKVNAKYTLLPKGLYSAQTAGSKTVLDPITRNEHSPLELYEAHNAYNIARLAGADHYAPDIMAQVRTNLKNADDMDGSKKRDEKMEITYAREAVQRAEDARLSSIRKRIAEERQAEVDARQTAEAQAQQSAMAAQQSQLDAAKAQAEAERSAAAKAQADAQRAQAEAAAANANASADAAREAVVKLRQQMRDQLNSILATKETPRGLVVSLSDVLFDTGKYTLKGDTKISLAKVAVIVASHPDLKLQVEGYTDSVGSDDLNQKLSENRANSVKAFLIANSVNPGNITSLGYGKSHPVADNGTSAGRAQNRRVELVISGPSIGIATQAEPTN; encoded by the coding sequence ATGAAAATTGCTCGGTACGCATTCCTCACCCTGCTTACAGCAGGTATTTCAATCTCTGCCTCGGCACAGGAACCAAACCCAACGAATGATGCGCGCACCGCTCAGTCGAACGGTATCCAGAATGGCGGCCGTCCCGTCAGCGAGCTCAACGGCGTTCCCCTCTATCGCGTCAATGTCGTCCAGCGCGATCTTGATGCTGTGAACTACCTGCACCGCTCCGGCTCTACGCATATCGGCTTTCAGGGCACCGTACTTCTGCCCGGAGCCAAGGGTGAAGCCAAGGTCGAAAGCCAGCGCGGTACCATTCACGTTGATGCCAAGTTTCAGGGCCTTACGCCCGCCAGCGGCTTCGGCCCTGAGTATCTGACCTATGTTCTCTGGGCCATCACGCCGGACGGAACACCTTCCAATCTGGGCGAAGTTCTCCCCGCCGGTACAAAGAACAATATTGAAGTTACAACCAATCTCCAGTCCTTTGGCCTCATCGTGACCGCAGAGCCCTACTTCGCTGTGAAGGTTCCTTCCGACATTGTCGTGCTGCAGAACGTCATCCTCCAGGACAAGACCTCCGGCGTCCTGGAAAAAGTGAACGCGAAGTACACACTGCTTCCGAAGGGACTCTACAGCGCGCAGACCGCTGGTTCTAAGACGGTACTCGATCCCATCACGCGCAACGAACATTCTCCGCTTGAGCTCTACGAAGCACATAACGCTTACAACATTGCCCGTCTCGCCGGTGCAGACCACTACGCTCCAGACATTATGGCGCAGGTTCGCACCAATCTGAAGAACGCGGACGATATGGACGGATCCAAGAAGCGCGACGAAAAGATGGAGATCACTTACGCGCGTGAAGCTGTCCAGCGCGCTGAAGATGCCCGTCTGTCCAGTATTCGCAAGCGTATCGCTGAAGAGCGCCAGGCCGAAGTAGATGCCCGCCAAACGGCAGAAGCCCAGGCCCAACAGTCCGCCATGGCAGCGCAGCAATCGCAGCTTGACGCCGCAAAGGCCCAGGCCGAAGCGGAACGCTCCGCCGCTGCGAAGGCTCAGGCTGACGCGCAGCGCGCTCAGGCCGAAGCAGCAGCAGCCAACGCGAACGCAAGCGCCGATGCCGCACGTGAAGCTGTCGTCAAGCTGCGTCAGCAGATGCGCGATCAGCTGAACTCCATCCTTGCTACCAAGGAGACCCCGCGTGGTCTCGTTGTCAGCCTCTCCGACGTGCTTTTCGATACCGGAAAGTACACGCTTAAAGGGGATACGAAGATCTCCTTGGCAAAGGTTGCTGTGATCGTCGCCTCGCATCCTGACCTCAAACTTCAGGTTGAGGGCTACACCGACTCCGTGGGTTCCGATGACCTGAACCAGAAGCTCAGCGAAAACCGCGCCAACTCTGTGAAGGCTTTCCTGATCGCCAACAGCGTGAACCCGGGTAACATCACTTCGCTCGGTTACGGCAAGTCGCACCCCGTAGCGGACAACGGCACCTCAGCCGGACGCGCTCAGAACCGCCGCGTGGAACTAGTTATCTCCGGCCCCTCCATCGGCATTGCCACCCAGGCCGAACCCACCAACTAA